The genome window gttttttttaagtgaaCAATGTTTaacaattaatatatatttgagcATAACATTTGGTATATATGTTTACAGAAATTGAAAGGAAAAGATATATGAGGGGTTTTGCTTACAGAACCAGGCGTATAGGAGGAAGTGGATTGGTTGCTGAGGCCTTCGATTCTTTCCATAAATAGTCGTTGGTAGGGATCGCAGGACAAGTAAAGATTCTTCACTAGAACTAGTTTCTTTGAAGAACCCTCATGCTCGGGCTCAGAAAGCTTCAACTTGATAGTAGCAGTGCTATTCACGTACAAGTCTGACTCTTTGGGAAAGCCAGTGACATACTCCCTCAGCATCACCTGCTTGTTACTCACTTCTGccattcctctctctctctctctctctctctctctctctctctctctctctgtttggTGCTTATAAAGGGTAGGGTGATCCAAACCTATAAATAGCAGTGGCGGCATTCTGCTAGAAAGAACAATGGCTTTCCTTAATTTGATACTAAAAAACCATATTTACTACGACATTGACTATCAAAttcacattttattttattattatttatttgaaaatgtTCGAGGAAGGGAATTGAACTCAGGTGCAAAAGAACTAGCATACTATCTTAACTAATTGACTTAACTCCAtatgcaatttttattttattattgaagTGTTCAATATAAGAGGGGCttaattgatattttcttcttcttcttttttctttcaatatatttttttcactatGATTGACCAATTGAGTTTTATAATAGTATAATAGGATATGCAGGAGAAAGACTTTCGTGTAATGGGGATATATAGCACTGTTTGCTATCCCCAGctaataacacaatgacatgtgaaataattttttcacgtatcattgtgttattggttGGGGATAACAAAACAGTGTTATTCCCGTTACAATTGCAGAACTAagatacatataatataatatgatTACTGTAACTGCTTACATAAATCAGAGGCCTTTAGCTTTTACACCAAATGCACGTAATTGCTTACgtgctgcttttttttttttttttttggtttagtCAATGCACTCTTCactgtatttatttatgttaaaTTATGTATTAGAGAGAGAACTTGTAGACCAGTAAGCATGTAGAGATAAAGAAAACTTCGAATTGGCAACTACAAGGAATCTTGCTTCGGgtctatttttctttaatcaacTAGTGCAAGGTGCCCAACAACATTTCAAGTTAATTACCTAAAGCTCAAAGCTCAagaataagaaacaaaaatgcatCTTGAATCAATGCATATTTAACATTTATACATCTCCAACCGAAATGTTAAAATACCATAGTAAATTTTTAACGGGTAGTACATGAGAAAATGCTCCAACCGAAATGTTAAAATAccataataaatttttaacGGGTAAAATTTGGCATGAGAAAATGCTCCAACCAAAAAGTTCATGCGAGTGTTCAaatccttttgtttcttgaacCAACTTTTTACTATTTAATGTGTGCTTcgattataataaaattgcGAATTAAATTGATAGAATATTGAATTCTATGTCAAATGCCACATCAGCCGTCAACATAAAATTTAATCTTATGAATTTAACGTCTCCCGAACATAATCTTACAACAGTTCATAACATAAACACCCATCGAAGTCGACGAGTTTGAACAAACTAAACTAATTGAACGGCCAGGTTCAAGGGAAGCCCAAATAGGCTGCCAATGCCACAAGCTCATTCTTCCTATAAATCGTATAATTCACTTTTCATTTGTCCTTAGTACTGGAGGGCAAACTTTTGGATTTCAATACTTCTACAAGCAGTTCATATTTTTCCACTCTACAAACAACTTGTAGGCTGAACCACACCCTCAGTTGTTCCATCTGCATGGCTACATGAAGACTCAGCTGCTTGGTTCTTGTAAGTAAGCTTCACATCCTCCAATTTGATCTCGCTGCAAGGGTACTTGGGACTGCAATCAAATTTTACTGCAACTTCTGTTGCTGATGTACCGTGTATGTCTTCGTATGTCACATCGCTAATTTGAACTCCGGAAACCTAtcgaaaaacaaaattgacaaaagaaaaaaaaacaatacgAAGTCAGATTTCCAGCTTTTGATAAAACAGAAGGCGAACAAGTATTATAGCATGGGAATTCGGCTTAATGGGAAGTTCAATGCTTTTTTGGCTAAGTTACGATGAAGTCATGTTGATAAAAATGATATTGAAAAAGAGGGGAATTAAATCTAGGACTTCGAATATAAGAGTAAATATTGTtaatcacttgagctacaacCCTCAATTCCATTAATAAGTTACAAAGGTTACAATGGGCAAGGCTCGACCTTTTTAAAGTAGAGCAAGCCCATGGAGGAAGGAGTTATTGGATTTGCTTTGGGTCTAAAATTATTGGCTCTTCTAGGTGGAAGCCCAAGAAAGCTTTTGATATGTTTCGAAATTAGACAGTTATAATTTGGTGATGCCAACGTTTTTATCAAAAACGTTACACTATAAAtgtgaagaagagaaaatttaGTTGTAATATTAAACTTTGGGAATTGACCGTTAGAGCATGAATGATATCTTACCTGACCAGGGCACCCTTTGTTGTCGGGGCAATAGTGTTGATCTATGACAATAGGATTTTCGACATTGACCATTGTAGCATGTTGGAAAAGAATATTTCTAGCAAACCCAGTGCTTGGCCTCCCCCATGACTTGATTCTTAGACCATTCTGAGTACCAGTAAAGGTAACCGTTTTAACTGTAACATTTTGTACACCGGCCTCTTCTTGCTCCTTGCCTAGACTTCCAATGCTGAACCATCAAATAAAGCAATGTTAAATTTACAACTAGAACATCCACCCAAAAGAAAGATATACTTTTGTAGGCAATGAATCTCTACTAGCAACCAATTAATCTCCACTTTATTGAAAGATGTCCTAAGTTCAAATGTCATTAAGCAACGAAGAAAAAAGATATACATTATAACATATATTATGAAATAGTATGCATTTAGCTAGTTTAATCAATCAtggataaatatataattttgatgTCATACCTAATTCCATGGCCAGGTCCACAAGCAACGCCTTCTATCCACAAATTTGAGGTTCCGGGGCCAATTGAGACACAATCGTCACCGGTTGCAATCTTGGAGTTGAGGATTGTGACACCAGATGACATTTGGACATGAATGCCATCGGTGTTAGGGCTGTTACCGGAAGCAGAAACCCTGACACCTTGCATTTGCACATTTTGGCAGTCGTTGATGACTATGTGGAACATTTGGCTGTTTAGGGATGCCAATCCACTCACCACAATGTTGTTTGAGTCGGAAAATCCCAAAGTCTGCACATATATACACGAAATTACTTGATCAAGAGCTAAGCTTGTAGTACAATttatcatgtccatttgaTTACGTTCTGTGGAGTTTGAACTTATTTTATAAACCCTCAATTCAATTGGTAGCAAATAATAAAGCAAATTGTACGTACGTTGACCTTTAAAATTCTCACTAATAATGAAGCACAAAATAATGGTGtcatgaatttgatttttaatggTGTCATGAATTTGATATTTAAAGTAGTAAATTAATTACCGTTGCTCCGCTGGGACAACTCTCGCCATGAGAGGCCTTGCAAGCCCACAAGGCAGTGCCTTGGCCGTCAAGAATTCCACCTGATATGGTAACCCCGTTTACATGGTGAAAGAAAATCCAGTTAGCTGCATTACCGATGACCCGGTAATCCGACGGGGCCACAAGGGTTCCGGCAATGTGGAAGGTGATGGCATTGTTCTTGCAAGGCCCACTAAACACCACATCGCGAAGAAAGAACGTTCCTGCCGGCACATAAATGACACCAGGATTCATCGAGGCACAAGCTTTAGCCCATGCAGAAAGGAAGGCTTTTGTGGAGTCAGTCTTGCCATCTGCTTTGGCTCCTAAACTGGCCACATTGTATGTGACTGGAGTGGCTATGGCTGAGTTTATCATGAACACAAAGATaagtgagagagaaaggaggctTCTACGGTTCGCCATTTGCGGatgaaaatgagagagagagagagagagagagagagagaggttaatGAGTTGAAGGAGTGAGGAGTGGTGGTGGGAAAGTTGAATGGTTTGATGGGTTATTTATAGCTTTGAACGAAATGAACTTGGGTGGATGATGAGTTGAACTACGCCAATAAAAAAGGGAAACGGCGCCGTAATGACCTTACGTAGGCTAATAATATGTGTAGCAGGAAGAGGATATCTACGGCTTTGCTTGCcttgatttattttcaaatgtaCTTTACCAAAATGCCCTTGCGTGTTTTGGTACTTGAAAACATGACCCCCTCATTCTTTGCATCTTATTTTACGGTGCTATTGCTATATAGTGTTATGGCCTTCTCTTGCTTGAACCgcaagtctctctctctctctctctcttcttatttTCTCATGTCTGATGTCCTGCCATGTTAATCCTTACGTGATTGCTTCCATATTGAAACATTGAAACATCTATGTTGTTGGCATCCCATGTCGGGAAAATATTGAAATCTGTGAAAACCTTCAACAAGCATGTAAATTTTAGGAGTATGGTATTTACCCTAGACGAATTACAAATtctaatcacaagaagcaagCCTCAAATTAAGTATGGTATTTGCTCTAATTCGCATCCGATTAACTCAATTAAAAGTCTAGATGGTGATCAAGCATCAAGGTAATCAACTAAGGTACTAAGCACAGTGATTAAGAATCTAACATCAAACCGCAATCAATAAATaggtaaaataagaaaactagaTTTTCATACTAGGGATACATCATGCCCtagcaaaataaaattagttaCACATAATCATAGAATtcgacaaaaacaaaaacataaggaagaaacaataaaacttAGCCAATTGTGGTACTCTTCCGACGTCTCCAATTTCTCCTAGTCTTTGCGTCTTCCCAAAGGAGTTGTTTCTCATGCTTAAATAAAACACCACACGTCTATTCCTACCCTAGCTGACCTTTTACAACagcccaaaaataaagaaacagcTAATTAAAACTTAAATCCAAAATGGGTAAGTAATTGACTCATCTTCCTACTTGGACAAGGATAACACGTTAGTTACTTTGCACCCACGTTTGGAATCATTCCTCCTCCAAGAAAATTCtgaaaaaatatgtaaattgtAGGTCTTTATCTTATCTTTCTAGCCATATATTGCAAGCCTTGAGAAAAAAGCATAATAGTCTTCAAATAAAGTTGTAATGGGGCTTAGAGTGGCAGgtgaaacaagaaaaacatatgAATGAACAAATTCTAAGGAATTCATAGAGCTTTCCATGAAAATTATAACGTCTTGCACTTTGAGCACGCAACTTCATATTGATATTCtcttgaaatttatttatttttcaaaaaaattttctcaattttttttttttctaactcTTCATTAGCTTTCTAATCAACCCATGTAGCGAGTGTTAGGCCAATGACTCCCAAGCTAGATAGCTTTAGGACATTAAATGTAAAACATTCATAGGGCTTAATAACTCGAGTTGAAAAGGGTTTgaaattaggtttttttttggaaatagTATCCTTTACTTTCCACATGATTGTTGTGCAATTCTCCCTTAACAACGAAAATACTCTACAAAACTCCTTAGAAGGGTAACATATGATAGATTAAGGTGAGGAAAAAAGGGTAAAGaacgaaaacaaaaaaaggctTACTTAAAAGGCACAAGGTGATTAACAAGGGATAAAAGTGATACGGGTTGGCTAGAAGGgctcaaatgaaagaaacaaagGTCTATATCACTTCCTAGAATCCATGTGGTTCATGAAGTATGCCTCAAATAGATAATGAAAGTAGTTCTAGCGAACAATTCAAACATCCTCAAGCCCCATTAAGGTCAGGAAAAAAGGGtaaagaacgaaaaaaaatGGCTTACATTTCCCTCCAATAGATAATGAAAGTAGATTCGTTTAATATGCAGAAACTTAAATAAAAggtgaaattaattaatttcccaTTGTCCATTGCTTGATAGGAATTTCTGTATGTATTGCAGGTTGGTGGTATGGTGTTGTAGGTCACCTAGAATCATGTGatggaaatgaaaattattGCCTTTGTCATAATAGTGGTGAGTTGAATTCATTCCTTTCCACCCCTCAAAGTAGGATCTTATGCTCTGTAGGATTGACTAGTATATGATTGTGAAAAGAGATTTTGCTGTTGGAGAATCTAAGAACTTATTTTGGTTGGAAAATATTATTATGCTAAGATtccaataataattttttttctttcaccaTTGTCTCAGCTATTAGATAAAGCATTTTAGGGCAGAAAGTTCATTAAGAATTGAGGTTCTTGCAAGATGCCATTGATATATCTAAGTTGTGGATAATAAGAAAGCAAAGTTAGCTTTCACAGAATAGACACGACTAGTCTTGGCCTCCTCCATAGCTGCCAGTTGGAGTGTCCTCTTCCTATATACTCTCGAGGCATTATAAACTCAGGGGTCAattgttttattagtccctgaacttagacccgatttgcatttgagcacctcaatttccaaaatggttcccgtagttcttcaacttcagtttcgttaggacaaatggtccttctgttaattttgttaacttttctgttaactgcaggggcaaaatgatattttataTCTGTTGGGGTCTTTTTCGTCCGAAGGCTCATCCGGGCTTTGTTGATTCTTGGATCGCCATAGAGTTATGAATGAAGAGTTCGTTGCCCCTTTGTCTGAGTTAAAGAGAACTAGGCCCAAAGTATCCCAAGGGAGAAGTAAGTCCCAGGAGagtactttttcttcttccagcGGCTGCGTGTTTCGTGTTGATGTTTTCGGCAGCTCGACGAAGAGTTGAAGATGACTTGCTGATGTTGGTATGAGATTATgtgagcttggcatgagagcttggagtgtgggagctaaagacccacaagtttagcaaatgagaatgcaTGTGCTTGGCTTGGTGTTGGATATGTTTGAGTTTGGTGTTGATAATTTGTTGTGTGTGGCTATGGCTATGGGGATTTAAGAGTTTCAAGAGAAGGAGGATGGAAGGAAAAGCTTGAGGTTTGAAGGCTATGGTGTTTAAAACttggaaggaaggaaaagcttgGAGCTAGGTGATGCTTTATGGGGGTTGGTGGCTGCTGGGATGCTTGCAGCAGCTGAGTTAAGGAGTGTTGGCTTAAGAAAAATTGGTGCCTTTTACTTGAGCCACGAGTGCCAATTTATAGAGGGTGAGggttttcctttatttccaATAGGTAAAGGGAGGTACTGGAACCAACCTATTTCTAATGGTGAAAAGGGAGCACTAGGGCATGCTATTTTTCAGCAGGTAAAGCTAGTACCATAAACAGATTATTTCCTATTGGTAAAAGGAAGCACTAGAAACTGCTTGTTTCCAGTGGGTAATAGGAAGTGCTGGAAAAGGCTTGTTTCCAACGGGTAAAGCTAGGTATTTGAAAAATGACTATTTCCTATGGGTAAAAGGAAGTGCTTGAAAAATGTCTCATTTGCTCACCCACATTAGAGAACTCTaagtaatgggcttgggctttggtgctcccaagtagcTAGCCCAAAGTATCAATTATCCAAGAGCTTCCGTGGACCTTGTGGACCTCCGTAACCTTCTACAACACAATCCCTCATGCAAGCCCCGTAAACCACATGACTTGGGTTCATGTGAGCTTGATAGGTGATTAGcatgagaaaaatgtattattagtttggcatggcatgtacactatttctatatttatttaatgaattaaatcCAAATTACAACTTGGATTAATGCATGAGTGacattatatgttatattagGCTTTGAATGTCTTTGAGCTTCCTGTaacttttttgggcctcaacattgGCCCCCTTGATTGTTGGGGCTATGAAGTGGTAGTGAGATGGGCCCAATAATCAATTTCAGCCCAAAATAATTGGCAGTGGCATGGCATGGCTTGTTCTTCAATATGCATGAAACATCCGTGCTTGCTTGCTCGGTTTTTACATGTATATTTGATATTGGCATGTATGCTTGATGTTGACATGTACTCTTAGTATTTGATTTGGATGCTTGGCATTGGCATGTACGCTTAATCTTGGGCTTATATATGCTTGGTATTGACTTGTACGCTTGGCTTTGGCTTGTATGCTTGGTATTGACTTAGATGTTTGGCATTGGCGTAGACGCGTGGCATTGGCATGTATGCTTGGTATTAGCTTGTATGCTTGGCTTTGTCTTGTACGCTTGGT of Prunus dulcis chromosome 4, ALMONDv2, whole genome shotgun sequence contains these proteins:
- the LOC117624503 gene encoding polygalacturonase, producing the protein MANRRSLLSLSLIFVFMINSAIATPVTYNVASLGAKADGKTDSTKAFLSAWAKACASMNPGVIYVPAGTFFLRDVVFSGPCKNNAITFHIAGTLVAPSDYRVIGNAANWIFFHHVNGVTISGGILDGQGTALWACKASHGESCPSGATTLGFSDSNNIVVSGLASLNSQMFHIVINDCQNVQMQGVRVSASGNSPNTDGIHVQMSSGVTILNSKIATGDDCVSIGPGTSNLWIEGVACGPGHGISIGSLGKEQEEAGVQNVTVKTVTFTGTQNGLRIKSWGRPSTGFARNILFQHATMVNVENPIVIDQHYCPDNKGCPGQVSGVQISDVTYEDIHGTSATEVAVKFDCSPKYPCSEIKLEDVKLTYKNQAAESSCSHADGTTEGVVQPTSCL